One Paenisporosarcina sp. FSL H8-0542 genomic region harbors:
- a CDS encoding PolC-type DNA polymerase III: MSNEQDAKKRLQLLLQQLELTADEYMTHFESASLSRMTVHKKERVWRFTIEVEKLLPYNMFQLFNMRLREKFAGIADIKLSLTCESPHVDAELIASYWPFVLQEIDDMSPPLRNLLHAQIPSFNGQTVHFTCAQEIEFRTLKGKYASKIADVYASYGFPILPIDFKFIEQEAELAEAQQAFMEQRRIEEEELGKKALADMQKREKDRASNPGVTLNGPFQLGTPIKADEPIMEIKQIQDEERRITIEGFVFDVEVKELRSGRSLLTVKVTDYTDSILVKMFSRDKEDAELMGLLKKGTWLKVRGSVQNDTFVRDLIIMAQDIMEIKVDSRKDTAPEDEKRIELHLHTPMSQMDAVSSVDALVSQAAKWGHPAVAITDHAVVQSFPDAYAAGKKHGIKIIYGLEIYMVNDGVNIAYEEEHRALADATYVVFDVETTGLSAVYDTIIELAAVKIKDGQVIDKFESFANPHHPLSATTIDLTGITDDMVRDAPDIEDVIKRFHDWIGDSIMVAHNASFDMGFLYVGYKKVGLEQTVHPVIDTLELSRFLHPEMKNHRLNTMAKKFNIELTQHHRAIYDTEATGYLLLNLLKEAEQKGIHYHDEFNHQTGNGESYKRARPSHCTLLATDEDGLKNLFKLVSYSHMNTFFRVPRIPRSVLVKHRKGLLIGSGCDKGEVFEGLMQKSPEEVEGIAKFYDYLEVHPKEVYAHLIELELVRDEWNLEDIIRKMIKLGKKIARPVVATGNVHYVNENDAIFRQILIGGQGGANPLNRHKLPKVHFRTTNEMLDAFAFLGEETAKQIVVENSHKISERIGDIKPIKDDLYTPKIEGSDEEVRELSYAMARQIYGDSLPEIVEARIEKELTSIIGHGFAVIYLISHKLVKKSLDDGYLVGSRGSVGSSLVATLMEITEVNPLPPHYVCPSCQHAEFFDDGSVSSGFDLPNKVCPHCEIPYKKDGQDIPFETFLGFKGDKVPDIDLNFSGEYQPIAHNYTKVLFGEDNVYRAGTIGTVAEKTAYGYVRGYANDHNLTIRGAEIDRLVQGCTGVKRSTGQHPGGIIVVPDYMDIFDFSPIQFPADAQDSEWKTTHFDFHSIHDNLLKLDILGHDDPTAIRMLQDLSGIDPKTIPTDDPEVMKIFSGTESLGVTQEQIGCKTGTLGIPEFGTRFVRQMLEETKPSTFSELVQISGLSHGTDVWLGNAQELIQNGTCQLSDVIGCRDDIMVYLIYQGLEPSLAFKIMESVRKGKGLTPEFEEDMKANGVPAWYIEACKKIKYMFPKAHAAAYVLMAVRIAYFKVHFPILYYAAYFTVRAADFDLHAMTKGSASIRAKIDEINAKGLDAAPKEKSLLTVLEIALEMCERGYHFKKVDLYESKAAEFVIDGKGLIPPFDAIPGLGTNVAKTIVEARKNGEFLSKEDLGQRGRVSKTLIEYMDQLGCLEGMPDANQLSLF, encoded by the coding sequence TTCAATATGCGGTTACGTGAAAAGTTTGCTGGCATTGCGGATATAAAATTATCACTTACTTGTGAATCACCTCATGTCGATGCTGAGTTAATCGCTTCTTACTGGCCGTTTGTATTGCAGGAAATTGATGATATGTCGCCTCCTCTACGAAATCTTCTACATGCACAAATTCCATCTTTCAATGGTCAGACCGTCCATTTTACGTGTGCACAGGAAATTGAATTCCGTACACTGAAAGGCAAATATGCGTCTAAAATAGCTGATGTCTATGCTTCGTATGGTTTCCCAATCTTACCGATTGATTTTAAATTTATCGAACAAGAGGCAGAACTGGCAGAAGCACAGCAAGCGTTTATGGAGCAACGAAGAATCGAAGAAGAAGAGCTGGGCAAGAAAGCATTGGCTGATATGCAGAAACGTGAAAAAGATCGTGCATCAAATCCTGGGGTAACCTTGAATGGCCCCTTCCAACTGGGTACCCCGATTAAAGCGGACGAGCCAATTATGGAAATCAAGCAAATTCAGGATGAAGAAAGACGCATCACGATTGAAGGCTTTGTTTTTGATGTTGAGGTAAAAGAACTTCGAAGCGGCCGCTCATTATTAACAGTCAAAGTTACAGATTACACAGACTCGATTCTTGTTAAAATGTTTTCCCGGGACAAAGAAGATGCAGAGCTTATGGGTCTGCTGAAAAAAGGGACATGGCTAAAAGTCCGTGGTTCAGTACAGAACGATACATTCGTTCGAGACTTGATCATAATGGCACAGGATATTATGGAAATTAAAGTGGATTCCAGAAAAGATACTGCTCCAGAAGATGAAAAAAGGATTGAACTTCATTTACACACACCAATGAGTCAGATGGACGCGGTCTCTTCTGTAGATGCCTTGGTAAGTCAGGCAGCCAAATGGGGACACCCCGCTGTCGCAATTACGGATCATGCTGTTGTTCAATCCTTCCCGGATGCTTATGCAGCCGGAAAAAAACATGGTATTAAAATCATTTATGGATTGGAAATCTACATGGTCAATGACGGAGTAAACATTGCCTATGAAGAGGAGCATCGAGCACTAGCGGATGCAACCTATGTCGTATTCGACGTTGAAACGACAGGCCTTTCTGCGGTATACGATACCATTATTGAGCTTGCAGCTGTGAAAATCAAAGATGGTCAAGTCATCGACAAATTCGAAAGCTTTGCAAATCCGCATCATCCATTGTCTGCTACTACCATCGATTTGACGGGTATCACCGATGATATGGTGCGTGATGCACCGGATATTGAAGACGTCATCAAGCGCTTCCACGATTGGATCGGCGATAGCATCATGGTTGCACATAATGCGTCATTCGATATGGGTTTCCTGTACGTAGGCTATAAGAAAGTCGGTCTGGAACAAACGGTCCATCCTGTCATCGATACGTTGGAATTATCACGTTTCCTTCATCCGGAAATGAAAAACCATCGATTAAACACGATGGCCAAAAAGTTCAATATCGAGCTCACCCAGCATCATCGGGCAATCTATGATACGGAAGCCACGGGCTACTTACTGTTGAACTTGTTGAAAGAAGCTGAACAAAAAGGGATTCACTATCACGACGAGTTCAACCATCAAACAGGTAATGGAGAGTCGTACAAGAGAGCGCGTCCATCTCACTGCACGCTTCTTGCCACGGATGAAGACGGATTGAAAAACTTGTTTAAACTAGTCTCGTATTCCCATATGAACACATTTTTCCGGGTTCCGAGGATCCCGCGTTCCGTTCTAGTCAAGCATCGTAAAGGGCTGTTGATTGGTTCCGGGTGTGATAAAGGGGAAGTATTCGAAGGGTTAATGCAGAAATCTCCTGAAGAAGTCGAGGGAATTGCAAAATTCTATGATTACTTGGAAGTCCATCCGAAAGAAGTTTACGCACATTTAATTGAACTCGAGCTTGTGAGAGATGAATGGAATCTTGAAGACATCATTCGAAAAATGATTAAACTGGGCAAAAAAATTGCACGTCCGGTAGTCGCAACTGGAAATGTCCATTATGTAAACGAGAACGATGCGATTTTTAGACAGATTCTAATTGGAGGGCAAGGTGGAGCCAATCCACTGAACCGCCACAAGTTACCGAAAGTTCATTTCCGTACTACAAATGAAATGTTGGACGCTTTCGCCTTCCTGGGTGAAGAAACCGCGAAACAAATTGTTGTGGAGAACAGCCATAAAATTTCGGAGAGAATCGGAGACATCAAACCGATTAAAGATGATTTGTATACGCCGAAAATCGAAGGTTCTGATGAAGAAGTTCGAGAATTGAGCTATGCGATGGCAAGACAGATTTACGGAGATTCATTGCCGGAAATTGTGGAAGCCCGTATTGAAAAAGAACTTACTTCCATTATTGGACACGGATTTGCAGTTATTTATTTGATTTCTCATAAGCTAGTAAAGAAATCTTTGGATGACGGCTACTTAGTAGGTTCCCGTGGTTCCGTTGGATCTTCTCTTGTAGCGACGTTAATGGAAATTACGGAAGTGAATCCATTGCCGCCACATTATGTATGTCCTTCATGCCAGCATGCTGAATTCTTTGATGATGGTTCCGTCAGTTCAGGCTTTGATTTGCCAAACAAAGTCTGCCCGCATTGTGAAATACCTTACAAAAAAGATGGTCAAGATATTCCTTTCGAAACGTTTCTTGGATTTAAAGGGGATAAAGTACCCGATATCGATTTGAACTTTAGTGGAGAATATCAGCCGATTGCACATAACTACACGAAAGTACTTTTTGGTGAAGACAATGTTTATCGTGCAGGTACGATTGGAACGGTTGCTGAGAAAACAGCATACGGCTACGTACGTGGTTATGCGAATGATCACAACTTAACAATACGTGGCGCTGAAATCGACCGACTTGTTCAAGGGTGTACTGGAGTTAAACGTTCGACAGGACAACATCCAGGGGGAATCATTGTTGTCCCGGATTACATGGATATTTTCGATTTTTCACCGATTCAGTTCCCTGCTGATGCACAGGACTCCGAGTGGAAAACAACTCACTTTGACTTCCATTCCATCCATGATAACTTATTGAAACTTGATATCCTGGGACACGATGATCCGACAGCTATCCGGATGTTACAGGACTTGTCTGGCATCGATCCAAAAACGATTCCAACGGATGACCCTGAAGTAATGAAGATTTTCAGTGGAACGGAGTCACTTGGAGTAACACAGGAACAAATTGGCTGTAAGACGGGTACACTCGGGATTCCTGAGTTTGGTACACGTTTTGTTCGTCAAATGTTGGAAGAAACGAAACCATCCACTTTCTCTGAACTTGTTCAAATCTCAGGACTATCTCATGGTACTGACGTGTGGCTTGGAAATGCACAGGAACTTATTCAAAATGGGACTTGTCAGCTTTCGGATGTAATTGGTTGCCGGGATGATATCATGGTGTATTTAATTTACCAGGGTCTTGAACCGTCTCTGGCATTTAAAATTATGGAATCTGTGCGTAAAGGGAAAGGGTTAACTCCGGAATTTGAAGAAGACATGAAGGCAAATGGCGTTCCTGCATGGTATATCGAAGCGTGTAAAAAGATTAAGTACATGTTCCCGAAAGCCCATGCAGCCGCTTATGTATTAATGGCTGTTCGAATTGCATATTTCAAAGTACATTTCCCGATCCTTTACTACGCAGCATATTTCACAGTACGCGCAGCAGATTTTGACTTGCACGCTATGACGAAAGGTTCTGCATCGATCCGTGCAAAAATTGATGAGATTAATGCCAAAGGATTGGATGCCGCTCCGAAAGAAAAAAGCTTGTTGACGGTTCTGGAAATTGCCTTGGAGATGTGTGAACGTGGTTACCACTTTAAAAAAGTGGATCTCTACGAATCAAAGGCGGCTGAATTTGTCATTGATGGCAAAGGATTGATTCCACCTTTCGATGCGATTCCTGGACTCGGAACAAACGTAGCCAAAACGATTGTGGAAGCACGGAAAAATGGCGAGTTCCTATCGAAAGAAGATTTAGGACAACGTGGACGTGTTTCCAAAACATTGATTGAATACATGGATCAACTTGGTTGTCTCGAAGGCATGCCAGATGCGAATCAATTGTCGCTATTCTAG